CAAAGTCCTTGATGATGTGTGGAACCTCAACATCATCACTCACCTTCTCATACTCGCATGTCCATTTCACCAAGCACCCATCCCCCTTTGGACTCACCTCTATTTTCCCCTTGAAACTTTTGTAGTATTTCAAGAGATCTCCCTCAATGACACTGTATGACACTTTCTTGTTTGCTTCATCCACCGTATCGATCTTTTCTTTCGATATTTTCACAAGTGGAGAACCTAAGAAACAACCCAGATACCAACCCAATCAATTGTAACAAACAAAACAGGCTTACAGAACAGTTTTAGTACAAAATTAGGCCTCAGGGTCTTACCTTCAGCATATGTGAAGAGACGAACAGAGCCTGCAGCCTTTCCATCACCTTCTAGTATTTCAATGGTCTTGTATTGATCTGGAAAGTATTTTGGGAAGAGAGTGGTGGAGTTTCTGATGTCTTTCCAGAACTTATCTGCATGAGACTTTATGTCAATTTCTACCTCAAGAACTCCACTGGAAGCCATTGCAGTATTACAAAGAAATTAGAAGCAGAATGATTCTGGATTAGTGGATAGACACACTGGACTGTGAAATATGTACATTTATATATAGTGAGCTGAAGCTATGGTTGATAGATGAAAGCTTTAACTCATTGCAACCAATTCAACTGCCACTTTTATTAGCTACCAAGAAAAATTTATGAAGATGATAAAATGATCACCGAATCGATGGGCCCAATTAATAACCGCTAGAACCAGTGTGAGTTATTTAACGGCCCACCTCTCTGCACACATTTTGTCCCCTTTGGGTCAACCCATACTAGCATACACGGCTGTCCGCTTTGGCTTAGCCCATATTAGCATACATGGCGAGGTGGCTTAGTCTTTTTGCCATTCACTTCTTTCCCTGGGTGATATGAGATTTAAAATGTTAAGACACTTCGCCACTCAGTAGATGTCCAGCACCACCAAACTTGACAGAGACTTATGATCCCACTCACTTGAGTCGGGTACTACAAGTTAAATCCCTGGTTTAAAGGAGGTTGGCGTACCAATTACTGGGGTCCTGCAATCAGGACAAGAATCACAGGTTGGAAGAGCACATGTTATGCAATGTCATTGGTCCTAATGAGACCAATTCCAGCTGTTAGAACGGCTAGTAAGTGCAGCAATGAAGATCAATAACATGAGAGATTGGAAAAACCAGCAAGGCTGAGAAAACTCATgagcaaaagaaaatgaaataggaggagagagagatgtaCAGAGACCAGAAGATAAGATCTGGCAAACTGAAGAAAAACATAATGCAAATTATAGTAATGTATAGAAATCTTATAACTGATTGGAACATCTATTCTTAGGAAAACCAATTAGTTGTTTGCAAgaaacttgatttttttttgggtaatgtGGAACTCACCCAACTACCCACTAGATTAGCTGATAAATCCCGGGCATGGAAGACTCCGCAACCCCATGGTCCAGTTGAGACTTGAGTCGAGGCCCAGTGCAGGAAGATAATGCAAAGTGGCATTCGCACACGGTGGGTCTGAACAGATCTCAGCTGTTTATCACAATATTTAGAACAGATCTCAGTGCTCATCAAGTACCATTTGGAGATATAAATCACAGAAATGGCCATGATAATCAATACCGTTATCTCAAACTAGTACAACCATGAAATATGAACATACCCCATCCATTAATTGTTCTCAACAGAACAGTCAGAACTTACTCATATCACACAAGGAACGCAATAAAATTGTGTGCTAAgcaatgtttttgttttttttataagctgTGCTAAGCAATGTTAATGAGGTTCAAATCTTCACAAGATGAGAGCAAACCCAATTACAAGATTCAATcttttaatcaatggaatagagcAACAGATAAGAAGTATCTCAAATTTTCAACAATCCATCAAAGAAGTTTTTAAGGTTATGATACCAGAAAATGACATACAATACCTCAAGCTCAAGGTTACTCCTTGATGTTGACAAGATGGAGCTTAGTCTGAGCAAGCTCTTCCATGGCGCACCATCATCTTCAGTCCTCCTCCTGCGATCCCTTTCCTAATTTCCTTAACTGTGTCTCAACGTTTTGTTGCCCTAGTGGATCTTGGGCTTTCCTTTCATTTCATTGTTGGGCTTTTGTCTTATCTTTATTGGGCTTATTGTTCCTTCCTCTCTTGATGGGTTTTGTATTTAGCGTTATTCAATGGGCCTCGCCTTTTAGATCTTTTAGCACTTTCAGTTATGAACCACACCGTGTCATATGATTGTGGCTTTGTATTTTACAACTGTCTCGTCACAGTGACCGTTGTAGTAGCTTTTTCTCctgtatatatttgtatgtacatTTTCTTACAAACTAATTTGAATACAACGGATCTATTTTGATCTCCTCCTCATCTCTGTtacttcttccttcttcttcttcttgcctcTATCTACTTCTTTATGGTTTAACCTGCAACAACACACAAGGGTTTACATTATTTCAGATGTTGAATGAATAATGGGATTATGGGAATCAGGGCGTGGCGTCGATGATGCCGCTTCTTACATTCCGCGTTTCTTATTCAAGTTTTGAACGGACCTCACTTCTATATATGTTGATGGCTGTCATACCCACATCTATATATGTCAATTTTCATAACACAATTGATCAAAAGAACTAGATTTAGAGCTCAGTCTCAATTACGGAGAAACCCTAATCGAAACCCTAACTCATAGGCTTAAAAGATGAGAACAGACAAAAACACGAGATCATGAGATAAAACGACATACAACTAGGCGTTTTGAATAATAACACACACTAATACAAGATTAATTAAGGAGAACATAGCATTGACTCACTTTGGGTCGATGTGGGTTCGGGTGATGATGCCTGAGGAGATGGATGACACTGTCGGACTTCTGCCTGAGTCCATGCTTTTGCCCACCGGTAATGTGTCTCTCTTTAAATTCTTGGTGAAGCAGTAtttgattgagatttgagaggaGAGCGTTAATGCCTCGTGCGTTACCCTTATTGGGTTTTatagaggagaagaaaaggaggaagaaTTGGCCATCTTATTAGGTTTAATAAGATGGCCGCTAATACTTCTTCTCCCACACTCACTCCTCCCAAGAATTCTCTATGTGTCTGCAACATGACCGTGAAAAAGCAGCTTCTAAGGTACGCATTGCTTTCCAGGTTTCTGCAGTTTAACTTGCTCTGCTGGAAGTGGTTTTAATCTTTATGGATGCTTCTCTATTTATGCGCAGGTCCTCTTGAGTTGAAATATTGCTTTTGAATGCTCTGGCACTGATATAACAATATAATGGCAAATGTTTGTTTTAGTGGTTCTTAATCATATTTCAAATCCTTGTGAAGATTGGAACTTGTGAGCAGTTAAAAAGATTTAGTATTTAATGTGGACTATTGCTGGCATTTCAAAACAAATAGAAATTCTGTACAACATGCTGCTCTTGATGGTGATGCTAAGTACATATTTTTGGAAATTTCAGGAGGGGGATTGGTTCGCATCTGAGGAACTTATGTCCCAAGATGAGTTACTCACAAGAAGTACTTGCACTGTAGAATGATTGATGCAGCTCCATTCAGTATATTAAAAAAGCAGGATATGAAGTTTAAGACAGAGAGCATATTAGTCTTGTTATTGTTGCAGAGACGCAAACATTTGATGTGCAAGAAACTCCCAGTCTTAAAGAACCCTTCGGCAGTGTATTTGAACGTCCTCTGTAAATGGAATTGCAGGAACCCTCAACTATGCTTTCATTGCCAGAATATGCAATTGTTGTTCCCTCCCTCTCTCAAGCATGCTTGTATAGTTTTGTAAACTATTCTAGTAATAGGTTGCATTTGTCCTTGTCCTATATACTTTTAACTTAAAATTCTCTTTAATTATGATTCTTTCTGCAAGTTTAATTCGTAAATTTATTTACTATTGTATAATTTCTTATTCCAGATCTGGACTCTCTCAGGCTAAGATACAGTCCAACCGGCTTGCAATGGACATCCAGATCTCTCATGGGCCAGTTTCTTCTTGGTTTTATATTACCATGTCTTGATAGAAACATGTTGTTGTACTTCAGGTAAATGTATCTCGCATCCTTATCTCTCTGATGTCACTTTTTTGAACTGGTTtaggtccaattttgatgcatGTGAATTATGCACTGTAGATGTTGTCATTTAGAAAAAGAGAACAATGCGCAACTAAAGAAGGctatatattttgttgagtGCCCGTAGTTGAAAAAAACACCAGCTATAGCTTCATTTAGGTACATAGTACAAATTACAAGTAATTACCCAGTATATGGACCGGACATGCAAAGAAATGTTGCATTCTAGTCCTAGATCCTCAGTGGATCTCATACATTTCCAGGTTCTCAGTGTTCTTGTCTGTCAATCTCTTTTCTTCCATGGATTTCTTTGTTTCGTTTCTTAAGATCGTTCGCATGCTCTCTCTTTTTGGGTTCTGTATTATATGTTCCGTGATCATACGATCCTTCTCAGAGGCCTCTAACATTAAGCTTCCCTGTCTGGAAACCTTTTGATTGAATAATAGTACGAAAAAGTTTCCTTGTGCTGACAATGATCAGGTTTGTCAGACCATCCTTAGTTTATGCATTGGCATGCCCAGGCCTTTTGAATTTGTATATATTATGATGTGGAGCTCTTTTACACATTCTGCCATTGAGGGTCTTTCACTGCTCTCGACACGGACACATCTTGATGCTAGGTTTGCAAACATCACTATAGATTCACTGGTGTATGAACGACGACTCAGCTCTGGATCTATCACCTTACGTAACTTCTTTCGATCATTCAATAAATGTCTAACCTGGAATGTCAGGCAGCAAACTCTCCATTTATTTGGTACCTGTAGTTATCCTTTGAAACTTGAGAATTATTTAGAAGCTCGATTATCGTCCTTACCTGTAGTACCAGGTTTTGGTCTGTTGGTCCCTGGTTTATTTCCACGGCTCGGCGTCCTGTGAGAAGCTCAAGAAGAACAACTCCAAATGCATAAACATCACTTTGTAAAGTAAGCTTCCCAGTCTGTTGCCAATGGAGAAATATTAGTATACAGAAACAAATATCTAACCAGATTCTTCCGAAATAGTATTTAAGACACGATCAATCTTTCTACTTTCTAGTATTTTGAGGATTTTCAAAGTGCACTTCAAAAACAATCAAGTGATGTTTCAGAGAAACTACCATATTATAAGCCTAGAGGAACCGTCCAGCTCTGTCATTGATTCTTGAACCTTTTTCTGATTTGCAGTAGTTTATTTATATTAGAAGCTGGCGAAGGAAGTGGCTTTGGATAACATCATTTTTAATGAGCTTACAAGATAGAAGAGGTCCCAGTTAAAATGTAAAAGCTTTTAGCTAGCAGACTATTTGTCTTATACTTTCTGCTGCTTAGGGTATTAATTTGTGCAGTTCTGCTGGACCCAAACCATGTGTCATATAAATATAGGCTTTCTCCACTCTGAATATATGCATGTCTAGTTCATGTTAATTTTGGGTGGTTGTCTGAAGGGAGCAGTACCAGTCAAACTTGATTTATATGGAAGCTGTAGAAGTAGTCTTTACTTGGTTTTAGTATTTGGAATTCATTACAAGCTGTTCTTTATAAAGATTGACTTGTGTATAGTGTATTAGTGTCTGACTGGCCCTATTTAACATAGAATACATTGCAGGAATGCATTCACAGTCATATTTTCCCACTGCCCGAGGCTATCTATAATCCTATTATTTTAGCTGCCTATGATGCTTGCATATTCATATTATCATCCTCAACGAATAATGCTCATATATGTTATGGTATTATCGTATCGCTAAAGTTACATACCGATGTATACTCAGGATCAAAATAGCCGAAAGTACCGAGAACCCTGGCAGTTACATACGTCCCCTGGCCCTCTGGCATCAACTTGGCGAGTCCAAAATCAGAAATCTGTGGAACAGGTGACTAACATTTCAGATTGTTTCGTAGAAAAGTAGTAGTCGCAATAGGTGAGTTATTCACGGGAAGACAAATCATTTACCTTTGCTTCAAAGTTGGCATCTAGAAGAATGTTAGTGGACTTGAAATCCCTATGTACAATTGGAATCCCAACAGCAGAACTTGAGTGGAGAAAAGCAAGTCCTTTTGCTGCTCCTAGAGCCACCTTGAGCCTCAAAGGCCAATCCAGAAGTCCTGAAATCAAATTAGAGAAGTTGTGAGATGTTAGTCACTAGgaatttgaaaacaaaagaatCACTTGAGTTTCAAACCAACCATTCAAATGGTCTTGCAGGTTCCCATTCAGCATGTATTCATAGACTAGAAACCGGTGCTTCCCATCGGCACAATAGCCTATCAAAGAAACCAGATTTGGATGGTCTAGCCTGCTTAAGATATCAACTTCTACGCGGAATTCGCGTTCCCCTTCAGCTTCCTTGAAAGGTGGCAGCTCCATTTTCTTAATAGCAACAACCTTCAGAATCCATAggagaagagaatgaaagaatgTATGTTGAAACTCCGATGATAGTTTCTATAAGCAATCTACATCTTCAAATATTGATGGAGTTACATACCTTGCCGGAACGCAAAGTGCCACTGTAAACTCTGCCAAACCCTCCTTTCCCGAGCAAGTTTTCATCACTGAAAGAGCATGTTGCTTCTTCCATTTCCTTGAATGTAAAAACTGATGATCCGTGGTGTCTTTTCGTCGGTTTTGATGTTTGATCTTCAAGTTGCCAGTGTTCTACAGATTTGTAAACCCCTAAATAGGTAGGAAAACCAGTAAACATTGGAACAAAGGAAATTTACAGAACTCCTGCAAATAGGTTTGAAGAACAGAAACAAGAAACATACAAGGATCTGTGAGATCCTGGGCCTTGCTTCTCCGGCGCTTGTTCCATGCTGAGACCAACCCGAACGGCATAATTGCAGATTATATTTTAGATGAAATGGACACAGACTATATGAGATAGAGCTTTGAAGTCGCAGATTACCCTGATTGCACTGCACTTGAAATTCCTTTTTCTAGCAAAAACATggacgaaaacgtgaaaagattatAAAGTGTATGCAGAAACGGGGCGTTTGTATAGAACAACTGAAGGTGGGTTAGGAGGAGAAACAGAGAATACTCAACAACACCACCACTCCTTCTACAACTTTTTagaggtagaagaagaagaagaatgtgcttgaagaaaaagtaaaaagagagaggaacTGGAAGTTTGGTATTGCTTGCTTACGTTTTGAATGATTCAAGAAGTGGTGGGGTGTGTTGTGGTCTGTTTTGATAGGGAAATGGAAGATGAAACGTCTCCTTCCAACCCTAGTTTGTTTGAATTCAGGTTTAGCTagtgaaatttttaaaaaagtagcCGTTGAGGTAGCCCTTTCATTCCTTCCTCCTTATGTTATACTTTAGtgctattttatatatatatgtgtgtgtgtgatcaaattgaaattgaaattggtATTATTTATAGCAACATCCTTGTTATCTGAAAGTGACGAAGAAATTAAAAGTCAACAATAATTTGGTTATTATAGAATGTGGGACCAAGGGAGATCGATGTTGTTGAATGTTGATCAATCCCATCCTCTGCCTCCTCTAGATTTCTCTACTTTTTTAGGCCCCCTGACCCAGTAAACTAGGCTAGCCCAATACTGCTCTTTTTTGATCCATTTAGGTGATTTGAAAAGTAAACTCAGGCCCATTTTCTTGAATATTGAACTTGAAGGGAAAAGGGTCCAAAAGATTTGGGTGCTTTTATTTGCCTCCCCCATCATGGATTTATGTGAAATTTTTGGGTTTGAGATATTTAGTCATTAACTCATTATAACAGATGAGAGTTGGTATTGATGCTATGATGAGGAATtcaaatgggttttgatggtaaACACTTATTATATGTGTTATGGTCCTCTTTATTCAGAGAAGTGATAACAAGAGTAAGCCCCATTGGGTCTCTCCATGTAAACAAAGCTTGATAAAGTTGCTTTGGATCCTATGGATTAGGCCTTCTTAAGCTACAAAATGAACCCcacagaaaccaaaaaaaggaaagagaccAGTTTTTGACTCCTGAAAGAGAGAGTGAGTGAGATAGAGACCCACCTTTTGATTTTCATTGGATGGCCATTGGTGGGGTTTGAAAAAGCTGTCAGGTCTTTCTTTTGGCCATTTGATTGTTCAATTCAATGTAATACAAATATCAAGGAAAGAACATTGAATGTATCAAACTTCCAACTTAAaatatgaaaagaaagaaaggaaaaaaaaataaaataaagaagggGAAGAGAAGTTGAACCAAAGATATAAACTTCCatataataaaaaatcttgagaatttgacaaaacaaaataacaaatgataTTGTTTGGTATCTATCTTTAGTGTGATCTTGTGTACATTTTGATGCAGAACAAG
This genomic stretch from Tripterygium wilfordii isolate XIE 37 chromosome 22, ASM1340144v1, whole genome shotgun sequence harbors:
- the LOC119992019 gene encoding MLP-like protein 423 isoform X2 — translated: MLVWVDPKGTKCVQRDKFWKDIRNSTTLFPKYFPDQYKTIEILEGDGKAAGSVRLFTYAEGSPLVKISKEKIDTVDEANKKVSYSVIEGDLLKYYKSFKGKIEVSPKGDGCLVKWTCEYEKVSDDVEVPHIIKDFVVKNFTEVDDLIQKA
- the LOC119992019 gene encoding MLP-like protein 423 isoform X1 → MASSGVLEVEIDIKSHADKFWKDIRNSTTLFPKYFPDQYKTIEILEGDGKAAGSVRLFTYAEGSPLVKISKEKIDTVDEANKKVSYSVIEGDLLKYYKSFKGKIEVSPKGDGCLVKWTCEYEKVSDDVEVPHIIKDFVVKNFTEVDDLIQKA
- the LOC119992020 gene encoding probable serine/threonine-protein kinase PBL28, translated to MPFGLVSAWNKRRRSKAQDLTDPWVYKSVEHWQLEDQTSKPTKRHHGSSVFTFKEMEEATCSFSDENLLGKGGFGRVYSGTLRSGKVVAIKKMELPPFKEAEGEREFRVEVDILSRLDHPNLVSLIGYCADGKHRFLVYEYMLNGNLQDHLNGLLDWPLRLKVALGAAKGLAFLHSSSAVGIPIVHRDFKSTNILLDANFEAKISDFGLAKLMPEGQGTYVTARVLGTFGYFDPEYTSTGKLTLQSDVYAFGVVLLELLTGRRAVEINQGPTDQNLVLQVRHLLNDRKKLRKVIDPELSRRSYTSESIVMFANLASRCVRVESSERPSMAECVKELHIIIYTNSKGLGMPMHKLRMV